From the Corythoichthys intestinalis isolate RoL2023-P3 chromosome 6, ASM3026506v1, whole genome shotgun sequence genome, the window ccggttgcgactcgtgtttcacactgctgcggtccgtccactctagctagcagcatgcaggctctctcggCCAATCAGCGCAGAGTTGTCATAgcgatgacaacagaagtggaaACATGGAAGATAtatgactaaaaatgaaacagaatttagcaaTAGAATAGTAGTGCGTAGCGATAGACcggcgattcatacaaataatatgtgttttaaaaagttttggggttttttttttcccgtttttgttgttgttgttgttgttaaatgcCATTTTCTATGGGTCCACTGAGAGGTCTGCCGTGGTCCGGCCCTTGACTGCGGCCCGCAAATTGAGGACCCTGGCTGTAGATAAATTAGGTGggaaatttttatttaaatgaactCTCAGTTGTAGAAATGTTGGATACACTTTGTATAGTGTGAATCCCgaagaattgtttttttttttttaaacatgtagacacattgtttagttgttgtttttttgttttttgttttttgttttttacaacctTAACATATGACGACCAATCACTAttcaacacacatacacaaatcgGCCGCTCAAAAAATggtgtccaatttttttttcacctctcttgtttaatttctcccgaaagtgttgtactttgaaatatttcattttttttccactaACGTCTAAGATTAAGGTAATTAACTGCATTCTTAGAAATGTTTTTCCCTCAACATCCAGCTTGAATCATAGCCGCGTTGATGCTACTAGTTATAAACCAAACCGTTTGTAAATTCGTCATGAAATCAGTGAGTTTAGAGTATTTTAATCGAGTAATAAACTCACATTACGACCGCTACGAACCCACCTAATTACAGTACAGTGTTCTGACGTAAGATGGCCGTTGGTTACGTACGCCGCCGAATCTATCATTATGCATCTATTCTTatttatgtgatatctatggtTCCTGTGAATCATTAGACATACGTCATCAACCTGCGCCGTGGACCCACGCGCATGCAAATAAAGCGACGAACGTGGTCGATAAAGGTTGGTCAAAATTACGATTTGGAAAATATTTTCGTGCTTAAAATAGCCAAATGAAATAAAGATATTCGGAATTACCGCTGACATTCTTATCACCCGTCCAGTCGTTTCGACGCCGTAGTTTGGTAAGTTAAATTTACTCTGATTTTGCCCGACTGTTGTGTTATTTTTAAACATCTGCTTCTACAATGTACAGTTTACTGGAACTTAGAAGATGTTTAATGAGGACGACGACTGGAATGACGCTGCCGAAGTCCTCAGCCAAAGTGTTGAGAAAAAGAAGCCAAACAGCGCCAAGGTAAAGGTATGTACTGTACGATACTTAATTGTCATTACTTGCAATGCAAAATACTGTGTGCAGACTTGTAGTCTACACGACTATTGCATGTTTAGGTAGGATCAAGTAGAGCGATAGTCAGCATATGATTTAACAAATATACACAGTGGTTGAGCCATAAACTACAGTACAGTGCCTAGGAGGGAGTGGGCCAGGTCGTATTTATGAGAGGTGATGCTTAGCAGTATTATCAGTAGCAATATAATGTAATTTTAGCCTCCTAATGGTGGCTATTTAGGGTGATGTGttgtattattttacacaattaGGCTTGTCTTAAAAGATGCCACAATGACAGCATTTTTTCATGCCGTTTAGTCCAAAAATGTGGGAAAGAAGAGCCTCCTGCGGACGCTGCAGACATTAGGATCAATACCAGACTGGAAGAACGAAGACCAGCGTCAGATTGACAGTGACAGTGACACCGCAGTCGCCATGCAACAcaccaagaagaagaaaaagaaatccAGAAAAAAGCGGACAAAAAAAGGGACAACCACAGCAGGAGTTCAGAGCAACAACGTGGATGTCAAGAAGGAGCAAAAAGTGAccaagaagaagaaagtggaaAAGAAAATTGGTGAGTGTCGGATTTTTGTGTTTTGAAATGAAGCGTGCCACTCCTTTTAGGCTGTTGATGGAAAAGCATTTGGTTTTGACATCACAAGATGAAAACAAGAGGGTACAATTTTATCAATTCATCAAATATTTTGCAACAGAAGTAAAATGGGTTAAAGATAAGCTGAAGTTTTTCATCTTTTCATGTCAAACCCAAATATTTTAGTATATAGCTAAAGTAAAGAGGAGTACTATGCACATACATTATCATTAATGGAGAAACAAATGTCATCTCGAAGGTGTTCCAAATGATAAACATGCACCTGCAGAAGCTGTGGTGGGAAAAGAAACCCCACCGAAACCAGCCGGCGATGCCCCGAAACTGAGCCGACAGCAgtggaaaaacaaaatgaagaaCAAGAGGAAATGCAAAAACAAATTCCGCCAGGACAAACTTGAAAACAAAGTCGAAAAGGCCGGTGAACTTCTCCCGTCAACGTGTTCCATCCCCAACGGAGGCGGACCGGTGGAAGTGCGGcatgagaaaaaaatgccacagaaAAGGAAAAAGACTGTTGACGATCAATCACCGTTACCATTAAAAACAGCCAAGAAGGAAGGGGAACAAACACTCAACGGTTCGAAACATGGAGCAGACAATTCCCGCGCAAATCGACTAAAAGGCGAGCTGTGCAAAGCCGAGAAGCTGAAACGAGACCGTCTCCGGAAGCTTCTCCAGCAAGTGAGTCCCGAGGAGCCTGAAGAGGAGGTGCAGTCTGTTCCAGAAGAGAACGAAGAAGTGAAAGAAGACCGTTCGACCTTGTTGCGTTTACGCATGGAGCAGCGTCTGGAGTCCGCTCGCTTCCGCTACATCAACGAGCTCCTTTACAGCAGCACCAGCGGCGAGGCCAAGCGCATGTTCAAGCAGGACCCGCAGGCCTTCCAGATCTACCACAAAGGCTACACGGCGCAGGTGAGCCGTTGGCCCACCAACCCCGTGGATGCCATCATATCCTACATTAAAAATAAGTAAGACTCTTAGACCAAAGTATAATTCCTTCTCAGAAAAATCTGTTGCTAAAAGTGGTATTACTGGATGGTTTCAGACCTGCCTCACTGGTGGTGGCCGATTTTGGCTGCGGCGACTGTAAGATAGCACGTAGCGTCAAAAACAAAGTACACAGCTTCGACCTGGTGGCGACCTGCGACCTGGTGACTGTTTGTGACATGGCCAAGGTGACCGACTATGCTGTGTTCCGTCTACATTAACCCTTTCGTGCACAAAATGAAAGATgcttcaatggcactgaaacataagcATCCGCAGCCAcgcttcccagtttaaatgaacatGTGTCGTTGCCACAGGTCCCGCTAGAGGACAGGTCAGTAAGCATCGCCGTCTTCTGCCTCTCCCTCATGGGAACCAACCTGGCAGAGTTCCTCGCCGAGGCCAACCGTGTGTTGAAACGAGGGTAAATCATGCGAAAATTGTTCGTGTAAACCGGTATTCGGGTGTGTAACTGCATCTTATCGTGTTTAGCGGCGTATTGAAAATTGCCGAGGTGGCAAGCCGATTCGAAAACGTGCGGAATTTCATTAACGCACTGGCCAGACTGGGATTTAAGATGGTGTCAAAGGTAAGAGATGCACACACACAAGACACTTGATTAGATATCAAAGGCCatgtgtaattatttttttcccttttaaaacTCATGAGCTGCCACTGACAGTAataaatagacgtccaatccatatgaACTGATAGGGAGCCCTTCCAGTTCGATTGGATTTGATGTCCCAGTCAATGGCTCTAAAACTTGATCAATCACTCCCAGCCCTGTCTTACatcataattagggctgtcaaacgattaaaatttttaatcaagttaatcacagcttaaaaaataattaatcgtaattaatcgcaattcaaacaatctataaaatatgccatatttttctgtaaattattgttggaatggaaagacacaagacggatatattcattcagcatactgtacatgagtactgtatttgtttatcataacaataaatcatcaagattgcattaacattattaacattctgttaaagcgatccatggatagaaagacttgtagttcttaaaagataaatgttagtacaagtctgTCTACacaccaacaagctgtttgggaggcatgcacggagaaaacctttcctcacaatcataaacgcaagcGTCTGGAGATCGCCAAgtggtattggggcttcaactgggaccgtgtgctttggtcagatgagaccaacattgagctttttggcaacaaacactctaagtgggtctggcgtgccacgatagatgtgcatgctgaaaagcacctcatacccactgtgaagtatgggggtgggtcagtgatgctgtggggctgttttgcttccaaaggccctgggaaccttgttagggtgcatggcatcatgaatgctttgaaataccaggacattttaaatcaaaatctgttgccctctgcccgaaagctgaaaatgggtcgtcactgggtctttcagcaagacaatgaccctaaacatatggccaaatctacacagaaatggttcaccaaacacaaaatcaagctcctcccatagcCATCTcagccccagacctcaaccccattgaaaacctgtggggtgagctgaagaggagagtacagaggagaggacccaggtctctggatgatttagagagattctgcaaagaggaatggctgaagatccctctttctgtcttttcccatcttgtgaaacagtataggagaagattaggtgctgttttgttggcaaaagggggttgtacaaagtattaacaccaggggtgctaataattgtgacacatattatttgatgtcaaataattatttcttgatGTGgaatttttcccccactgaataaatgcacttgtattgaaggttggatttttctcttttttccattaaggtcccatattatttagggggaaaaaattagaagctaaaaaacacataattattataaatccaattattatggagggcactgtactagTATATTTACATTAATGAAACCACGTCACACTACGCACAATGTAAACGTATTTTTAACCAATTCTACATATATTAtttacaataaaagaacaaattaattatgaatatattttaacgtaaacttaaatgttattttcatcacatttagtttttttaattggagtCCATTAATGAGCAAATTCACGAGTCAGTAAATGATCTAAACCCTTGCTGTTGCATCATTTCTTTCAGGATACAGACAACACTCATTTTTTCTCTTTCGAATTCATGAAGACGGGCGACGCGCCAGCAAACGTGAAAAAGTTCGGCTTGCAACTAAAGGCCTGCTTGTACAAGAAGAGATGAGGAATCAAAGATATGCATGTGTTTCTGGCAACATTTGCTCAATTTGTAGAGGAAATTTCAAAAGTATTGAATGGATTGTTCgttgttaaaatatatatgcatttattatcaaGAGTCTACTTTGATTTATTGTACTGTATTTGGCAGTACAGATATTTTATTACTGTACTTGACTATATCTTCCACAAGGGGGCGTTCTAACACAAACTTGCTTTAGCTTGGAGAAATGCAATTAACATTACGTTAGGTCAGGATAAGAAGGCCCAGGTTTGAGTTAAGTTCAGCCAAAGTTAGTTTGGCTTTAAAATGACATATTTGGATGCTACTCGTGAGCAGAAATTCAATCTGCCGCTAGCCTGAGACTATAAAGAGGTACATCTTTTGTTCATTTTCCTGTTGGAAACGGCACGAGTGAGTCACTATATGCGGGATATCAGCGAGACGCCTAACGGTTTACGCCGAGCTCAACTTTCCACACGGAAACGCCACATCACTGTGCTGGGCTGATCAGGAGCACATTTGTGGGTCTCGCATTACAATGGCCACTTGAGCAAGGAAAGCAGAATATGAAACTCAAATTCCCTGACAGGTTAGCGTACTTGAACTTCACATTGGGGGGATTGAACTTTTTACCACCCGCAAGACACGTGACATCGTATGGAGGTCAATTCAGGCTGGTGACATTGCGTCCCCCAAACATGGCCGCTGACCTCTGTCAGCGTGCAAAGCCAAAGAAATGTCAGAGACTGCCCAAGACCACCCTGAATCTCTGCTTTAACACTTTGTTAATTTCTCAGCGGCTTAATGTCTTTTCCAGCAAATTAAGCTAACGCGAGCAAAACACAGGCACAGGGCTATATTTGTGCTTAAAACATACATAAAGTAACCAGGCTCATGACTTGGAGCACGTCCACTTCAGAGGTTGTTTGGAGCATCCGGTgtggatttttcatgtttgcattgtgAGTTTTAGGGGAAACGTAGAGgtgatcatttgaaaaataaacagtttTGTAATGTTGCACATCtatgcataagcggattttagggggggggcaggcccccccggtggctgaaaagtgtcattgcatgtaattgtctttcctatatatatacaaggtgtaaagcaataaaactgcaacaaaaatgtctgaaatgaacaaaaaaatatataatgggTGAAAATTATTTCTCaaaaagatcatgtgactagcaacttagacggtcatttgctttgtatattatttaaaaaaaaataaaaaaacgttaggggagggcaatttttttttttaatgatttttttctttggtcgaagcaactttttggggggattgaatgatttagacacaaaagtcctacccataatatggcccaaacacaaaaaggatttcttCAATCAAGggcaactttttcaatgaaaaattaggtgttcaaatgcaaatttttcaatcttttcaatattttttcgcattcaaaaacgtttttttttttattcaaatttgtcttttttgattgaagtgatttttctttttgaaaaattttttttttcaagcaactAATTTTTCgattaataaataatataataataaagacaaaaatgtcctggccaaaatgtggcacaaatcacaaatcaacattacttcaatcaaaacagttgcttcaatcaaaaaaaaaatacttgacttcattccaaaaaaaaaaagggaaagaaatcaaaaatagctttcacatgcattttttttagttttttgagtttcaaatttatttttgcattcaaacacttttttttttttttttttttttttttttgattgaagcgactttttggggggttgaaaatatattaattgaagcaatgtttttttgattgaataataaagacacaaatgtacttccatatggctccgcccaggggatataaTTTTTTACtgcggtaactacattggcacgacaccggtgggcgtactatattcaatggatgacgatcttggcaaaaagtattgcctaatcagcctgatttagaattcccctcaagaatgatgggaaacaaaaaaacgctccttgtcaacttattattataaatattcttgtaagttaattctattgctgacactgcgtttcggggtcatcaacatgttgtgccccccctgccccaaaagtcaactccGCCTATGCATCTATGCTTATCTGTTTTCTAACGTGAAAATCACATGAttgtccatagacttcataatatattgacgggacacggggggcCGACACTGCCCCactccttcgggtggggggcctGCCCGCATCTAGCATCAAGAGGAGTTgaaaattacttcaatcaaaaaaaaacttgactccaaaaaaaaaataataataatcaaagaaaaatagctttcacatgcatttttttgagtttcaaatttatttttgcattcaaacacttttttttttaattgaaatggctttttttttattgaaaatatttttgattgattgattgaataataaagacaccaaTCTAccccatatggctctgcccaggggatgccattttgactggggtaactacattggcacgacaccggcgggcgtaccatattcaatggatgacgatcttggcgaaaagtattgcctaagcagcctagtTTAGAattctcaagaatgatgggaaacaaaaaaaaaaggctcattgtcaacttattactataaatattcttgtaaattaatttcattgctgacactgcgtttcggggtcatcaacatgttgtgccctcccCCCCCCATGCAAAAAGAGTCCAATGTTGATAGTTGATCAAGTTTGAagataaaccaaaaaaaaaaaaacatattgtgccataaaatacaaaatacatttaattttttcaaacccccggtagcttaatgctaatgttttctaCTATGGTTGATGCGATTGCATAAAAACTACTtgttaaaaaatagataaataaacgtGATCagacaatatgcccaaaaaaactCCTTCCATCAAAGGTAAAGctctaactttgacagccctaatatttatatttattgggATATTTTAACTAATTGCCTGTCAAAAACCTGTCTTTAcggcattaaaaataaaaatcacacgGCGGTGTGTAGTATGCTGGGGaatccggcaaaaaaaaaaaggacagttttattattatacatatatCTGAAATTGATTCTTTtcataattattttctttaactTGTTTTGAGGGTAGTTTTTATACAGTGGCGTCAACGGTTGcatattagcattaagctagaagctgtttgaaaaatgaaatgtattTTGTATTCAAGTGCACAATATGTGTAAATATTCTTTGATTAGTTATGACTTTtcaaggcggcacggtggcttagtggttagcacatctgcctcacagttctgagatcaagggttcaatcccgggcttcggccttcctgtgtggagtttgcatgttctccccgtgcctgcgtgggtttcctccgggaactccggtttcctcccacatcccaaaaacatgcatggtaggctgattgaacactctaaattgtccgtaggtatgagtgtgtgcgtgaatggttgtatgtctccttgtgccctgcgattggctggcaaccagttcagggtgtcccctgcctactgcccatagttggctgggataggctccggcacctccgcgaccctcgtgaggaaaaagcggcatgaaaaatgaatgaatgaatgaatgaatgactttTCAAAATCTGAGTTTGCATCTTTATATGGTCGGTTACATATGATACAGTATAGCTGATTGCTATATACGATCTGAAATTTTTTTCCGGTATTAAACTTCAATCTTAAAATCGCCCAGCTCTATTCTGTGAATTCCAAGCCATTGGCCGGGCCTCACAGTTCAAACAAATAGGAAGTTTATCCCCGTCAATGACtgaacattttaaattaaaagcaGAAGAATGAAAAGCTATACACGATTGGACGCCTATCGTCAATGGCGCTTTAAAAGTTAAGATGCTGACACATTTTACTCTCGCTCAAAATACTCGTGACTCATgcagaaaatgttttgtttctgctttttgttttgctttgtcaTGACAACACTATAACGCCAAagaatcacaagtctttctagtcCTGAGTGCGACTTGTCTCCCCAGTCGTGGAACGTCATCAAACAAAGAAAAGCCAGAAAAATCTTTGGCGGAGTGAGATGTGCACTCCGCGTTGACTGGCAGGAGTCATCGCGCTCCAAAGTGCTGGCTGCTCCCATGATGCCTTGCAGGGCGCATCCAGAAATGTGGGGAAGGATGAGTCACACTGCAGACAAATGCGAGCATGTTAAGCTCCCCTTATTTACGACGGATATGGACTGAGCTCTGACATAAATTTAGGCATTTACAA encodes:
- the LOC130917643 gene encoding uncharacterized protein LOC130917643 isoform X3, with amino-acid sequence MFNEDDDWNDAAEVLSQSVEKKKPNSAKVKSKNVGKKSLLRTLQTLGSIPDWKNEDQRQIDSDSDTAVAMQHTKKKKKKSRKKRTKKGTTTAGVQSNNVDVKKEQKVTKKKKVEKKIEAVVGKETPPKPAGDAPKLSRQQWKNKMKNKRKCKNKFRQDKLENKVEKAGELLPSTCSIPNGGGPVEVRHEKKMPQKRKKTVDDQSPLPLKTAKKEGEQTLNGSKHGADNSRANRLKGELCKAEKLKRDRLRKLLQQVSPEEPEEEVQSVPEENEEVKEDRSTLLRLRMEQRLESARFRYINELLYSSTSGEAKRMFKQDPQAFQIYHKGYTAQVSRWPTNPVDAIISYIKNKPASLVVADFGCGDCKIARSVKNKVHSFDLVATCDLVTVCDMAKVPLEDRSVSIAVFCLSLMGTNLAEFLAEANRVLKRGGVLKIAEVASRFENVRNFINALARLGFKMVSKDTDNTHFFSFEFMKTGDAPANVKKFGLQLKACLYKKR
- the LOC130917643 gene encoding uncharacterized protein LOC130917643 isoform X2; this translates as MFNEDDDWNDAAEVLSQSVEKKKPNSAKSKNVGKKSLLRTLQTLGSIPDWKNEDQRQIDSDSDTAVAMQHTKKKKKKSRKKRTKKGTTTAGVQSNNVDVKKEQKVTKKKKVEKKIGVPNDKHAPAEAVVGKETPPKPAGDAPKLSRQQWKNKMKNKRKCKNKFRQDKLENKVEKAGELLPSTCSIPNGGGPVEVRHEKKMPQKRKKTVDDQSPLPLKTAKKEGEQTLNGSKHGADNSRANRLKGELCKAEKLKRDRLRKLLQQVSPEEPEEEVQSVPEENEEVKEDRSTLLRLRMEQRLESARFRYINELLYSSTSGEAKRMFKQDPQAFQIYHKGYTAQVSRWPTNPVDAIISYIKNKPASLVVADFGCGDCKIARSVKNKVHSFDLVATCDLVTVCDMAKVPLEDRSVSIAVFCLSLMGTNLAEFLAEANRVLKRGGVLKIAEVASRFENVRNFINALARLGFKMVSKDTDNTHFFSFEFMKTGDAPANVKKFGLQLKACLYKKR
- the LOC130917643 gene encoding uncharacterized protein LOC130917643 isoform X1, with the translated sequence MFNEDDDWNDAAEVLSQSVEKKKPNSAKVKSKNVGKKSLLRTLQTLGSIPDWKNEDQRQIDSDSDTAVAMQHTKKKKKKSRKKRTKKGTTTAGVQSNNVDVKKEQKVTKKKKVEKKIGVPNDKHAPAEAVVGKETPPKPAGDAPKLSRQQWKNKMKNKRKCKNKFRQDKLENKVEKAGELLPSTCSIPNGGGPVEVRHEKKMPQKRKKTVDDQSPLPLKTAKKEGEQTLNGSKHGADNSRANRLKGELCKAEKLKRDRLRKLLQQVSPEEPEEEVQSVPEENEEVKEDRSTLLRLRMEQRLESARFRYINELLYSSTSGEAKRMFKQDPQAFQIYHKGYTAQVSRWPTNPVDAIISYIKNKPASLVVADFGCGDCKIARSVKNKVHSFDLVATCDLVTVCDMAKVPLEDRSVSIAVFCLSLMGTNLAEFLAEANRVLKRGGVLKIAEVASRFENVRNFINALARLGFKMVSKDTDNTHFFSFEFMKTGDAPANVKKFGLQLKACLYKKR